In the genome of Arthrobacter sp. PAMC25284, the window GCAGAAGATCGAACTGCAGGTCGGCCGCGACCTGCAGTTCATCCGGATAAACGGCACTGTGGTCGGGGCCCTGGCCGGACTCGCGATCTTCACCGTGGCGCACCTGGTCTTCGGCTAGCGCAGGTTTTTGGCTGGCGCCGGTCCTCGAGTGCGCCGGCGAACCTCCGGCTTACGCAAACGGCTCCAGCTCCACGCCGGCTGCCTCCAGTGCGGCGCGCACGGCGCCGGCCAGGCGGGCGGACCCGGGGGTGTCCCCGTGCAGGCAAAGCGAGTCAGGCCGGATCCGGAGCACGGAACCATCCACTGCTTCGACTTCGCCCTTCACCGCGAGTCGGACGGCGCGTTCGGTAACCGCAGCGGCGTCGAACAGGACTGCCCCGTCCTGCGAGCGCGGCAGCAACGTGCCGTCCGGGAGGTAGGCGCGGTCCGCGAACGCTTCCTGGAACACCGGGTGCCCGGCCTCCCGGGCGATTTCCAGCAAGGCAGAACCGGCGAAGCCCAGCACGGGAAGCCCCGGGTCGTAGGCCTGGACCGCCGCGATCACGGCGGAGGCCTGCTCGGCATCGCGCACCGTCCGGTCATAGAGCCCCCCATGGACCTTGACGTAGTCGACCGAGGCACCCACGGCGTGCGCCACGCCGTCGAGTGCGCCGAGCTGGTACAGCACGGCTCCGAAGAGGTCGTCGAATGTCATCTCCAGCGCCCGGAGCCCGAAGCCGGCCAGGTCCGGGTACCCGAGATGGGCGCCCACCGTGACGTCGAGGTCCAAGGCGGCGCGGCAGGTGTCCAGCATCGTCACAGGGTCCCCCGCGTGGAGCCCGCAGGCCACGCTGGCGCTGGTGATGAGCGGCAGCATGGCAGCGTCATCGCCTTTGGTCCAGCTGCCGTAGGATTCGCCGAGGCCAGCGTTAAGATCCATGAATTTCGCCTTCCAGCGCGTCGTCTGTGGCCGGGTTCCCGGCACCGTGTACTGCGGAGCCGGGAGGCGCGGAGCGTTCCAGGGCGGCGTCATTTCCGACGTTCGCGTCGTTTCCGTCGTTTCCCTCCAGAAGCTCTCCCGGGATGGTGTCCGGGAGCGGGCCAAAGGCTTCCCTGGTATTGGCGACGACGGCGCGTCCCATGACCTGGTTGCCGACGCCGCCCACCACGGCACCGATGCCGAAGGGCAGGGCCCGTCCCAGCAGGAACGAGCCCTGCCGCTTGAGCACGCTGCGCAGGAAGGCCCGCTGGACCCAGCCACGCACCGAGCCGACGCCCGCCTGGGGTACGTTGCGGGCAAACGCCGAGCCCCAGGCCTGCGAGGCTCCCTTGCCCTGGCCTGCAGCCTGTCCACTGAGTGCGCTGAGCAGTTCGGTTCCCTCTTCGCCCAGGATGACCGCCATGACGATGGTGCTGGCCCGGTCCGGGTCCACCATCCGGATGCCGTGAAGTTCAGCCAGTGACGAGGTGTACAGCGCCGTGGCTTCCAGGAAGCCCACCGTGGCGGCGGCGGAGAGTCCCAGTGCGGCAACCGTGCCGATACCGGGGATGACAGCTGATCCGCCCACGAGGGCGCCGCCGCCGGTGACGGCCAACAGGTAGTCCCGCTCCAGCTTCGCGGCGAGCTGTGACGCTGTCGCCTGCGGATGGCGGCGCTGGAGACGCCGGAGGTTGGCCAAAACCAGGGGCCGCTGCACCTCGACGGCGCGCAGGAGCATGTTGTGGATGCCCGGCTTGGGTTTGCCGTCGGCGTCGAACATCGCGTTGTGGGCCGTTTTCTGGGCCATCCTCATCGCCGGATTGCTGCGCTTGGCCATCGTTGCCTCTCCTGTCGAACCGGTTGCGTCCAGCCTTAACATTAGGCCACCGCATTGCCGGCAGAAGAAGACTGCCGGCAGCTTCAGAGCGAGTTGAGCCCCTGCGGGAGCGCCGTTGCCGGGAGTCCGCTCGGGAAAACCGTCGGCTCCGGAACAGGCACGGGGGCAAGTGCCACCGCCACCGGGTCGCTGCCGATCGTGAACAGTTCGCCGCGGACGTCGACTTCGAGCGGGGCACCTTCGCGGACGCTCAGGCGGATCGAGCCCTGGACCAGGTCCACGTGCAGCAGCCGGCCCTGGATTTTCAGGTGGAAGCTCAGGCCCTCCCAGCCCGCGGGCAGGCGCGGGTCAAAGAACGGCACCCGGCCCTGGTCGCGCAGTCCGGCGAAACCGCTGATCAGCGAGCTCCACACCCCGCCGGTGGAGGCGATATGGACGCCGTCGATTGTGTTGCCGTGGGTGTCATCGAAGTCGATGAACAGCCCGTGCGCGAAGTGGCGCAGCGCAGCATCTCCATAGCCCACTTCGGCGGCCATGATGCCCTGGACGCAGGCGGACAGGGTCGAGTCGCCGGTGGTGATGGGGTCGTAGAAGTCGAAGGCGCGGCGCTTCTCCTCGGCGGTGAAGTCCTGCCACTGCAGGAACATGGCCAGAACGGTGTCGGCCTGCTTAAGGACCTGGTGGCGGTAGATCACGAGCGGGTGGTAGTTGAGCAGCAGCGGATATTTTGACCGCGGTGTGGTCCAGTCCCACGGCTCCAGTGACATGAAGTCATTGTCCTGCGAGTGGACCCGGAAGTCCTCGTCGTAGGGCAGGTGCATGCGGGTGGCGGCCTGTTCCCAGAGTTCGCGTTCGGCCTCGTCAATTCCCGGGTGGACCAGCGCCGCGGCGGTGCGCAGGTTAAACCGGGCCATCACGTTGGTGTAGAGATTGTCGTTGACGACGGCGGTGTACTCATCCGGTCCCGTCACCCCATGGATGTGGAACAGCCCGTCCTTGCCGAAAAAGCCGAGGGACACCCACATCCGGGCCGTTTCGATCAGCAGGTCTGCGCCCTGGCTGTCCTGGAACAACGCGTCGCCGCTGGCCCAGATATAACGGTTGGTGGCGAAGGCGACGGCCGAGGCGATGTGGAACTGGGCAGTACCGGCCGCGTAGTAGGCGCTGGCTTCCAGCCCGTTGATGGTACGCCAGGGGAACAGCGCGCCGTCGACGTTGAGTTCCTTCGACCGGATCTGGGCCTCGGGCAGCATCCGGTGCCGGGACTCCAGGACCTGCCGGGCATTGTCCGGGTTGGTGTAGGTCAGGTAGGGCAGCAGGTAGATCTCCTGGTCCCAGAAATAGTGTCCGTCGTAGCCGGCACCGCTGACACCCTTGGCAGGGATGCCGGCTACGTCGGCCCGGCCGGTCGCCTGGACCAGCTGGAAGAGGTTCCAGCGGACTGCCTGCTGAAGCTCGGACTGTCCGGCCAGCACGATGTCGCTCGTGGCCCAGTAGTCGCGGAAGTGGGCCACGCTCTCGGCGAAGATCTCCGGCACCGGTTTCAGGCTGGCCTCCGCGGCCTCAACCAGGTCCTCGATGGTCTGCCCCACGGCGTAGCTGACGCTCTTCGACAGCACAAAAGGGGCCTCCGGACCAACAACAAGCACGTAGCGGACGGTGCTTTCATCCTGCTCCACCACGGTGTCGAAAGGCAGGACAGCGGTTTCGGTGGAGTGGTCCACGGCCATACCGAGCCGCTGCTGGGATTCCGCGGCCTCCCAGGAGAGCCGCAGGGAGCCATCCGCGCCGTCCAGGCGCCGCGGCAGCAGGACACGCCCTGCGTGGCGGCCGGCGCGGCGGGGGTCGTGCTCGGAGTGGTCTTCCACCGGCTGGTCCTGGCGGTTAATCACGGTCGAGGTAACGTCGGCGGACACGTCCTGGTCGGCGGTCACCTCGAGGCTGATGCCAAGTGCGCCGCGGGTCTCGTATCCGACGGCCCGGCGCTCCGTGGTGGTGACGATAGCACCGGAACGGCACTGCCACGTGATCCGGCATTCATAAACCCCGGTCGCGAAGTCGAGCGTACGGCGGTAGTCGAGCACGGTGGATTCCGCGAGGCTGAGGGTTTCGCCGTCGATCATGACGGCGAAGTTGTTGGCGTCCGGGACATAGAGGATCCGCTGCCCGGTGCGGGCAAACCCGTACGCGTTTTCGGCGTGCTTGATGTCCCAGGTCTCGTGGAAGCCGTTGATGAAGCTGCCCGGCAGTTCGGCGTCGGCGGCACCCCAGTGAGCGCCGCGGATCCCCAGGTGCCCGTTGCCGAGGCTGAAGAGCGTTTCCAGCGTGCCGGCGCCTTCTGGCGCGTACGTGGATTCCACCAGCCGCCAGGGGTCGTTGGGGAAACGGGTGCGGTCCGAGGTGATGAGGGCCATGACGGGGTTCCTTAGGCGGAGGGGGTGCGAAAAAGGGGGTTACGCGCGGAGCGGGCGGTTCAAAGCAGTTCGGCGAGGTCGTAGACGACGAGGCTCGCGCCGGCGTCCAGCAAGGTCTGCCGGCCTGCTCCCCGGTCGACGCCGATTACCGAATGGAAGGTTCCCGCGCTTCCGGCCTGGACGCCTGAGACGGCGTCCTCGACGACGACGCATGCCTCGCTCGGCAGGCCCAGCAGCCGGGCGGCGTATTCATACGTGGCCGGGCTCGGTTTACCGGGCAGCCCTTCGGCCACGGCGACGGTGCCGTCCACTACCACCGGGAAGTGGCCGGACAGGCCGGCAGCCTTGAGGACCGCCGGGGCGTTGCGGGAAGAGGAGACGACGGCGAGCTTGAGTCCCCGGGCGAGGGCGGCTTCGATGAAACGGACGGACCCTTCGTAGGGCCTCACTCCGCCTGCCGCGACGATATCGTTAAAGACCTTGTTCTTGCGGTTGCCGAGGCCGTGCACGGTGTCGTTCCCGGGGTCGTCGTCCAGCGGGCCTTCGGGCAGCACGATGTTGCGGGAGGCCAGGAAGTCGCGGACGCCGTCGAACCGGGGCTTTCCGTCGATGTGGTCGAAGTAGTCGCTTTCGCGGTACGGCTGCGCGTCGGGGGCCGAGCGGAGGAAGCCGTCGAAGAGTTCCTGCCAGGCGTGCTCGTGCACAACCGCGGTGGGCGTCAGGACGCCGTCGAGGTCAAAAAGGATGGCCGCGGCGCCGGTCCAGCTTTGGGCATCGGAGCGCGCGGGGTGCACCGGGTTCTCGGTCATGGGTCGGGGTCCTTTCAGGCGTGCAGGCAAGACGGTGGTGGTTCCTGGCGATGGCCGCGAAGGATCACGACGGAGCCCGCGGAGTGGAGCTCGAAGTGGGGGAGACTGGCGTCGGGCCGGCTCAGACGGGGCTGCGGCTGCTATGACGCTTTATCAGTTTAGTGCCAAACACGCGGGGCGAAGGAACGGGCGCGTCAGCAGGCCCGGGGCGAGGGGCCACTGGTCGGCTGCGGGGTACGCGGAATGCCCGGGGGTCTTGGCCTGAAGCACCTGCCCGGCCCTTCCTTCCCCCTGGAGTAGCGTGCCGCGGCTGCGGACCGCCCTGACTGTAGTGGCCCACAAATTTGCCGCGCAAGTGGACTGTCGAAGTTAGGACTTCCGGCCCTGGCGCAGCACATAATGGCGAAGGAACGCGCTGACATCCGTCAATTCCGCCTGCGAGACGGAGTGCCCCATGCCCGGGTAGGTCCGGGCTGTCAGCCGGGTGTTCCGCTGCAGCCATTCGGCCGTGTGGTCCGTGGCCGCGTCGTTGATGACCACGTCCGCTTTGTCCCGTCCCCAGAAGAACGGCGGCCGGGAGGTGGAGGACTCGCTCATGGCAAGCAGTTCGTTGTCCAGTACGAATCCGGACAGCCCGACGACGGCGCAGAACGGTTCCGGGCGGAGGCGCAGCAGAGTGCTGGCCATGGCCATCCCCTGTGAGTAGCCCAGAAGACTGACACTGGAGTGCTGCATCCGGATGGAGTCGATCCAGGTCAGTACGGAAGTGCTGCTGGAAATGACGTCGGCGAAGTCGTGGTTAAGGAAGTAGTCCAGCAGGAACCAGCCGTAGCCGTCGCCGATCACCTCCGGCCCGCGCAGGGCGGCGCAGCTGAATTCGGCCGGCAGGGACCGGAACAGCCTGACCATTCGCGATTCGTCCGTGCCGTAGCCGTGCAGCATCACCAGCAGCGGCGTTCCGGGCCGTTCCCGCTCCGGCCTGGACCAGGTAACCGTCTCCATCTGCACAGCCTAGCCAATGCAGCGCGGGGTCACCTCCGTCCCATAAATCCCTCGCGGACCGGACGGAAGTGACGCCGCGCTGCGGACGCTGGATTGAAACGGCTCGCTGGGGACTGTAGCGTGTCGACCGACAGCATGCTTACCATGTTCCATCCACTCACGGACACCAAGGAGCAACACATTATGAGAATCGGTTCCTCCATCTTCCTCATCGCCATCGGCGCCATCCTCGCCTGGGCCGTCGCCCCGGGCCTGATCCCCAACGTCGACCAGGCCATGATCGGTTACATCCTGATGATCGTTGGCGTCATCGGCCTGATCGCTTCACTCGTCCTCGCCTCGCCCGGCCGCAGCCGCCGCGTCAGCGAGACTCGGTCCGTCGTGGATCCGAACACCGGCGAGCGGATCACCCGCAACGAGAGCCGCGACGCCGGAATCTAGGCCGCAAGCCGCAACAAAGTGCTCCCGGAAGCCGGGCCCGCCCTCAGGGGCGGGCCCGGCTTCCTGCATTTCCGCCTTCGTCCGCCTCGACTTCCACCACAATCCTCACAGTCACTTCCGGCCGATAAAACGCCGCCGGATGGGCCGAAAGTGACCCCGCATAGAGTCAGCTTCTTTGTTCGTGTTGTTTTTTCATTGACAAAGCAAAGTAAACAAAGATAAAGTCAATCAAAGCCAATCAGTGTGATGACCATCACGCGAACAGCGAAGATTCGCAGCAACTGACAGTACGCAATGGAGGGTAAGTGTTCGCCGAAGAACGCCAAGAGTTGATCGCGGGGCTCGTCACAGCCAACGGCCGCGCCAGCGTCACAGATCTTGCCGGCCGGTTCCGCATCACCACCGAAACAGTCCGCCGGGATCTCGCCGCCCTCGAGGCCGCCGGCAGCGTCCGCCGGGTCCACGGCGGCGCGGTCTCCCCGGACCGCTTCAGCACCTCGGAAGAGAGCATCCTGGAGCGGATGGGGCAGCGGCCGGCGGAAAAGATTCGCATTGCCCAGGCCGCACTCGCCCTGATCCCCCAGGGACGCGCCGGAAGCATCCTGATCGACGCCGGTTCCACCACCGAAGCCCTGGCCGAACTCCTCGCCGCGCGGGCCGCCGGGGCCGGCCGCTCCGGCGCCGCGCCGTCGGAGACCGAACTCGTCGTCATCACCAACGCCCTGCCGGTTGCGGCAAAGCTGTCCGGCGAACCCGGCATCGCCCTGCACCTGCTCGGCGGAAAGGTCCGCGGCCTCACCCAGGCGGCAGTCGGAACGTCAACAGTAGAGTCTGTCCGCCGCCTGCGTCCGGACATCGCTTTCATCGGGGCCAACGGCATCGACGCAGCCTTCGGCCTGAGCACCCCCGATCCTGAAGAAGCCGCCGTCAAGGCGTCCTTCGTCCAATCCGCGCACCGCATTGTGGTGCTGGCCGATTCGTCCAAACTGGACGCAGAAACGCTTGTCCAGTTCGCCTCGTTGAAAGATCTGGATACCTTGATCACAGACAAGAACCCCACACGGGACCTCGCCGACGCCCTCGCGGAAGCCGGAGTGGAGGTGGT includes:
- a CDS encoding alpha/beta hydrolase; the protein is METVTWSRPERERPGTPLLVMLHGYGTDESRMVRLFRSLPAEFSCAALRGPEVIGDGYGWFLLDYFLNHDFADVISSSTSVLTWIDSIRMQHSSVSLLGYSQGMAMASTLLRLRPEPFCAVVGLSGFVLDNELLAMSESSTSRPPFFWGRDKADVVINDAATDHTAEWLQRNTRLTARTYPGMGHSVSQAELTDVSAFLRHYVLRQGRKS
- a CDS encoding DUF6458 family protein; this encodes MRIGSSIFLIAIGAILAWAVAPGLIPNVDQAMIGYILMIVGVIGLIASLVLASPGRSRRVSETRSVVDPNTGERITRNESRDAGI
- a CDS encoding HAD family phosphatase, whose product is MTENPVHPARSDAQSWTGAAAILFDLDGVLTPTAVVHEHAWQELFDGFLRSAPDAQPYRESDYFDHIDGKPRFDGVRDFLASRNIVLPEGPLDDDPGNDTVHGLGNRKNKVFNDIVAAGGVRPYEGSVRFIEAALARGLKLAVVSSSRNAPAVLKAAGLSGHFPVVVDGTVAVAEGLPGKPSPATYEYAARLLGLPSEACVVVEDAVSGVQAGSAGTFHSVIGVDRGAGRQTLLDAGASLVVYDLAELL
- a CDS encoding DeoR/GlpR family DNA-binding transcription regulator, which translates into the protein MFAEERQELIAGLVTANGRASVTDLAGRFRITTETVRRDLAALEAAGSVRRVHGGAVSPDRFSTSEESILERMGQRPAEKIRIAQAALALIPQGRAGSILIDAGSTTEALAELLAARAAGAGRSGAAPSETELVVITNALPVAAKLSGEPGIALHLLGGKVRGLTQAAVGTSTVESVRRLRPDIAFIGANGIDAAFGLSTPDPEEAAVKASFVQSAHRIVVLADSSKLDAETLVQFASLKDLDTLITDKNPTRDLADALAEAGVEVVVA
- a CDS encoding glycoside hydrolase family 65 protein: MALITSDRTRFPNDPWRLVESTYAPEGAGTLETLFSLGNGHLGIRGAHWGAADAELPGSFINGFHETWDIKHAENAYGFARTGQRILYVPDANNFAVMIDGETLSLAESTVLDYRRTLDFATGVYECRITWQCRSGAIVTTTERRAVGYETRGALGISLEVTADQDVSADVTSTVINRQDQPVEDHSEHDPRRAGRHAGRVLLPRRLDGADGSLRLSWEAAESQQRLGMAVDHSTETAVLPFDTVVEQDESTVRYVLVVGPEAPFVLSKSVSYAVGQTIEDLVEAAEASLKPVPEIFAESVAHFRDYWATSDIVLAGQSELQQAVRWNLFQLVQATGRADVAGIPAKGVSGAGYDGHYFWDQEIYLLPYLTYTNPDNARQVLESRHRMLPEAQIRSKELNVDGALFPWRTINGLEASAYYAAGTAQFHIASAVAFATNRYIWASGDALFQDSQGADLLIETARMWVSLGFFGKDGLFHIHGVTGPDEYTAVVNDNLYTNVMARFNLRTAAALVHPGIDEAERELWEQAATRMHLPYDEDFRVHSQDNDFMSLEPWDWTTPRSKYPLLLNYHPLVIYRHQVLKQADTVLAMFLQWQDFTAEEKRRAFDFYDPITTGDSTLSACVQGIMAAEVGYGDAALRHFAHGLFIDFDDTHGNTIDGVHIASTGGVWSSLISGFAGLRDQGRVPFFDPRLPAGWEGLSFHLKIQGRLLHVDLVQGSIRLSVREGAPLEVDVRGELFTIGSDPVAVALAPVPVPEPTVFPSGLPATALPQGLNSL
- a CDS encoding LamB/YcsF family protein, which translates into the protein MDLNAGLGESYGSWTKGDDAAMLPLITSASVACGLHAGDPVTMLDTCRAALDLDVTVGAHLGYPDLAGFGLRALEMTFDDLFGAVLYQLGALDGVAHAVGASVDYVKVHGGLYDRTVRDAEQASAVIAAVQAYDPGLPVLGFAGSALLEIAREAGHPVFQEAFADRAYLPDGTLLPRSQDGAVLFDAAAVTERAVRLAVKGEVEAVDGSVLRIRPDSLCLHGDTPGSARLAGAVRAALEAAGVELEPFA